One window of the Tachypleus tridentatus isolate NWPU-2018 chromosome 10, ASM421037v1, whole genome shotgun sequence genome contains the following:
- the LOC143228602 gene encoding zinc finger MYM-type protein 1-like codes for MITLQDTSLPCKLGQSLNCRKQMVQESNMLLMKALCKTVEENRHYIRAVIDALLYTACQNEAQRGHREGSQSDNRDNFLELLDMTSKYDEIAKKKLSGPGNAKYTHHDIQNELLDIIAGMIRKDISKEVMEAEHFALMVNETKDVSKQEQLSNVVRYLHQQNLHEKFLDFTAAEGLDANPLLKKIMATLAKCGIDHNACIGQCYDGAAVMSGHISDVQERFRREVSQAVYVHCYSHRLTIVLVDCVPNVQTVAEFFVTIQKLYKLFSTSVVHEEFLKVQKELEPVSEHIELKRLSDTRWACQHAACLAVKRTLPDIVTTLKRLVKGNNVHRATESMGLCILVDQQFVISH; via the coding sequence ATGATAACTCTGCAGGACACAAGTTTGCCATGCAAGCTTGGGCAgagtttaaattgcagaaaacaaatGGTGCAAGAATCCAACATGCTCTTGATGAAAGCCTTGTGCAAAACTGTGGAGGAAAACCGACATTACATAAGAGCCGTGATAGATGCACTGCTCTACACAGCCTGCCAGAATGAAGCCCAGAGAGGTcacagggaaggtagtcagtcagaTAACAGGGACAATTTTCTGGAACTTCTTGACATGACTTCCAAGTATGATGAAATCGCGAAGAAGAAGCTGAGTGGTCCTGGCAATGCCAAGTACACGCATCATGATATCCAAAACGAACTGCTTGACATCATAGCTGGAATGATCAGGAAGGATATCAGCAAAGAGGTCATGGAAGCTGAGCATTTTGCTCTAATGGTGAatgaaacaaaggatgtgagcaaACAAGAACAGCTGTCCAATGTGGTAAGGTACCTCCACCAACAGAACCTTCACGAGAAGTTCCTGGACTTCACAGCTGCTGAGGGTCTAGATGCAAATCCATTGCTCAAGAAAATCATGGCGACTTTggctaaatgtggtattgaccataatgccTGCATTGGTCAGTGCTATGACGGAGCTGCAGTCATGTCAGGGCACATCAGTGATGTACAGGAGAGGTTCAGGAGAGAGGTGTCTCAGGCTGTGTATGTCCACTGCTATTCACACAGGCTCACCATTGTGCTAGTTGATTGTGTGCCCAACGTACAGACTGTagcagagttctttgtgacaattcagaagctgtacaaattATTCTCTACATCggttgtgcatgaagaatttctgaaggtacagaaAGAGCTTGAACCCGTGAGCGAGCACATAGAGTTGAAGCGACTGTCAGACACAAGATGGGCCTGCCAACATGCTGCTTGTCTGGCTGTGAAAAGAACCCTCCCTGAcattgtgacaaccctaaagcGTCTTGTGAAGGGGAACAATGTCcacagagccactgaatcaaTGGGTCTGTGCATCCTTGTAGATCAGCAGTTCGTAATCAGTCATTAG